The genomic DNA AATCTGCCCCCTTTCAATCATCTTCCTGCACTCAGGGACAATCAATCTCAGGACATCCATCTGTTTCTTTACGAGTTCTCCCTTTTCCTCTTCAGAAAACTCTCTGTCCTTCTTTATCAGGGCAATCAGAAAGGGGTCGGAATTTTTAAACATAGGGTCAAACCATGATAAGTTGAACCATACCTGAAGGTCGAGGAAGTCCTGTGTAGTAAACCTGCGGCAGGCCCTCTCAAGTGCCTGTTGTGTCGGTTCATACCCCCTCTTTTCCAGCAGGTCTCTGTATCTCGGATAGACAAACAGCATGTTATCCCACTGTAGGGAAAAGAAATTGGTCAGGATAAACTTCTTTTCCTGAAGGGAAAGCTCAACAGCAGGTTTGAGGGTTACATCTAAGTAATCATCAGTCAGACCGGAATCCGTATAATTCAGGAGCTGTTCCATTAAAGAAGGAACCATGTTAAAGGTCTGGTGAATCTTGGGGTAATTCTCCAGGATGGCTACCATGTCATAGTAATCTTTCAACCCATGCAGTCTGACCCAGGGCATAATAAAGCTGTCCGTCATCGGGTCTTTATAATACGGCTGATGCATGTGCCAGAAAAAGGCTATGTGGAGCGGACGGTCTCTCATATAAATATCAAAAATGAAATATCAAATATAAAAATTATGGAACTTTATCAATCTTTTATTTTTGATTTGTCCTCTCTTCAAACTTATACACCTTCTCCCCCTCCTTTACCAATCCAAGTTTGTCCCGTGCAATTGATTCTATATAATCAGGGTCTGTCTTGAGTTTGGTCACCTCTTCACGAAGGGATTTGTTGGATGAGTCAAGCTGAGATATTTCATGACTAAGCCTGTTGTGGTCCCTCTTTATAGAGAAATATTTTAAAAGCCCCAGGTCGCTGAAGATAAGGGAGAACAGGAGATAGATGGCAGTAACAACATACCCGGCAATTGTTAATTGACGCTTGTGCTGTCTCAAGTAATTGCGAAAACCATTATCCCCGGTTTTAATATAAGAGGTCATAATTTCTCCTCAAACGTACCGCTACGTAAGCAGTAAGCGGTTAGCAGTAAGCAGAAAAATCTGCCTTCACTGCTCTCTTTTTACTGTTCACTGTTCACTGCTTACTGTTCACTATCTTTTAAACACCTTCCTGCCCCTATACAATGCTATCTCTCCAAGCTCTTCTTCTATGCGGATGAGCTGATTGTATTTGGCAAGTCTGTCTGTCCTTGATAATGAACCGGTCTTGATCTGGCCTGCATTACATGCAACTGAGAGGTCTGCAATGGTTGTATCCTCTGTCTCGCCTGAACGGTGAGAGATAACCGCAGTATAGCCTGCCCGCTTTGCCATCTCAATAGCATCCAGTGTCTCTGTTAATGAACCTATCTGATTTACCTTTACAAGAATAGAATTTCCTACTCCCTCATTTATCCCCTTTTCAAGGAGTTTTACATTGGTGACAAAAATATCATCACCGACTAGTTGGACTCTCTTTCCAAGCCTTGAGGTCAGGGCCTTCCATCCTGCCCAGTCATCCTCTGCAAGCCCGTCTTCAATAGAAATAATGGGGTACCTGTTTACCAAGTCCTCATAGAAATTTATCATATCTTCAGAAGACCTGCCCTCTTTACCCTCACCCTTTAAATAATATTTGCCGTCTTTGTAAAATTCACTGGATGCAGAATCAAGTGCAATCAGGATGTCCTCGCCGGGCCTGTAACCTGCGTCTTCGATACTCTTCATTATTAACTGAATCGCCTCTTCATTTGAGGAAAGGTTTGGGGCAAACCCGCCTTCATCACCCACTGAGGTACTCAAACCCTTCTTATGCAATATGCTTTTAAGTGTGTGAAACACCTCTGTCCCCATTCTTATGGCATCAGCAACATTGTCAGTCCCTGCCGGTATTATCATGAACTCCTGCAGGTCGAGGTTGTTATCAGCGTGCTTACCGCCATTCAGGATATTCATCATCGGTACAGGCAGTTCACGTGCACCCACACCGCCTATGTATTGATAAAGCGGAAGGCCGACATCCTCTGCCGCTGCCCTTGCAATTGCAAGTGATACACTCAAGATGGCATTAGCACCGAGGTTACTTTTATTATCAGTGCCGTCCATCTCGATCATAGTCTTATCAATAAGCACCTGCTCTGTTGCATCCATCCCGATAATCTCAGGACCAATCGTATCAATTACATTTGCAACCGCCTTGTTAACACCCTTCCCAAGATAACGCCTCTTTTCTCCATCCCTTAATTCAACGGCCTCATGCGTCCCTGTAGATGCCCCTGACGGAACAGCCGCACGGGCCATAGTCCCACTCTCAAGTATTATTTCTGCCTCAACCGTCGGATTTCCTCTTGAATCCAGTATCTCCCGTGCAAACACATCAATTATTTCACTCATTAGCTCCTCCTTTTTTAGTGAATGGTGAATGGTGAATGGTGAATGGTAAACAGAATGTTTATATCTATTCACTGTTCACTGTTCACTGAGCCTAATCTCCTCTTTATTATCTGATTCACAGCCGCCGGGTTTGCCTTCCCCCCTGACAGCTTCATCACCTGCCCTACAAAGAATCCCATCAGTTTGTCCTTCCCGCCGCGGAATGCCTCAGCCTCTTTAGGGTTCTCAGCAATGACTTTATCTACAATACCTTCTATAGCAGACTCATCCGTAATCTGGACAAGCCCCTGCTCCTTCACAATGACATCAGGGTCTTTGCCTGATTTATACATCTCTTCAAATACGGTCTTTGCGATCTTCCCGCTTATTATCCCGTCATCTATCATCTTTACCATTGAGGCTATCTGCCCCGGTTTAACAGGAGACTGCTCGACCTCTGCGCCCGACAGCTTCAAATCTCTGAGAAGGTCTCCCATAACCCAGTTGCTTATAACCTTTGGTTT from Nitrospirota bacterium includes the following:
- a CDS encoding septum formation initiator family protein is translated as MTSYIKTGDNGFRNYLRQHKRQLTIAGYVVTAIYLLFSLIFSDLGLLKYFSIKRDHNRLSHEISQLDSSNKSLREEVTKLKTDPDYIESIARDKLGLVKEGEKVYKFEERTNQK
- the eno gene encoding phosphopyruvate hydratase, giving the protein MSEIIDVFAREILDSRGNPTVEAEIILESGTMARAAVPSGASTGTHEAVELRDGEKRRYLGKGVNKAVANVIDTIGPEIIGMDATEQVLIDKTMIEMDGTDNKSNLGANAILSVSLAIARAAAEDVGLPLYQYIGGVGARELPVPMMNILNGGKHADNNLDLQEFMIIPAGTDNVADAIRMGTEVFHTLKSILHKKGLSTSVGDEGGFAPNLSSNEEAIQLIMKSIEDAGYRPGEDILIALDSASSEFYKDGKYYLKGEGKEGRSSEDMINFYEDLVNRYPIISIEDGLAEDDWAGWKALTSRLGKRVQLVGDDIFVTNVKLLEKGINEGVGNSILVKVNQIGSLTETLDAIEMAKRAGYTAVISHRSGETEDTTIADLSVACNAGQIKTGSLSRTDRLAKYNQLIRIEEELGEIALYRGRKVFKR